The Sphingomonas aliaeris genome segment CATTGTAGCCCCAACAAAAGGGGACGGTATTTCATGAAAGTCGCACTTTTCGCCTCCGCGCTTCTCTTCGTTGGCGCACCCGCGCTCGCGCAGAGCAGTCCAGAAGACAATGACAAGCGCCCGGTGCAGGCCCACTTCTACGAACTCACGCCACTGAAACCGACGGCTGACTTTGCCGCCTCGCTGAAACTTCCTCGCGGCTACCGCATTGCCGTATGGGCGGGCGATCTGGGCAACACTCGCGTCATGGCAGTGGCGCCGGACGGCTCGGTTTACGTGAGCCGACGCTCGGAGGCCGACATCATCAGACTAGTGGACGCGAACCGGGACGGCCGCGCGGACGGGGCACCGACTGTTATCGTAAACCGACCGGGCCTGCACGGACTGACCATCCACGACGGCATGCTCTACTTCATGACAGCCAAGGAAGTGTTTCGCGCGCCACTTCGGCCCGACGGCGGCATCGGCACCGTAGAGACGCTGATCGACGACCTACCCGACGCCGGACAGCACCTCAACCGGACGTTGGCGGTCGGTCCGGATAACATGCTCTACATTAGCTCTGGCTCAACCTGTAACGCCTGCGACGAGTCCAGTCAGGAGAACGCGACGCTCATCAGGGCGAGCCTCGACGGCAAGGCGCGGCGGGTGCGGGCCTCGGGCCTGCGCAACACGATCGGCTTCGAATGGCACCCACGAACGGGCGAGCTGTGGGGCTGGGATCAGGGCATCGACTGGCTCGGCAACGACATCCAGCGCGAGGAGGTCAACAAGATCGAGCGCGGCAAGCGCTACGGCTGGCCGTACGTCTTCGAGGACGGCAAGCGGAACCCGCAGGACGAGCCGCCGGGCGGCATCACGGCTGCGCAATGGGCAGCGTCATCAACCAATCCGGTGCTCATGCACGTCGCGCACTCGGCGGGCATGCAAATGGCCTTTCATCCGGGCGGCGGCTTCGGACCGGACGTCGCCGGCGATGCCTTCGTCGCTCTACGCGGCAGCTGGAATCGCAAGCCCGCGTCCGGCTACGAACTAGCGCGCATTCGCTTCGATGCAAACGGTGAGGCAACTCGCGTCGAGACCTTCGTCAGCGGGTTCATGAGCCGCGATGGCACGGGCCAATACGGCCGGCCTTGCGGCGTGGCAGTCATGCGCGACGGCTCGATCCTGATCTCGGACGACGCAAACGGCGTGATCTACCGCATCACCTATGACGGCGCGACCGGGCAGGCTGCGCCGCTCGCCCCGCCGCCCGGCCCGATGCTGGAACAGGCCGCGCGCGGGACCAACGTACCGCTGGCTCTTGCACGTCCAGAGACCCAAGCGAGCAGCCCGGCGAGGCTCACGGTCGGCGCGGCCGCGTTCACTGCCAACGGCCCCATCCCGCGGGAATACAGCGAATACGGCCTTGGCATCTCGCCCGCGCTCAGCTGGTCCGCCGTTCCCAATGCTGTCTCCTACGCGATCCTCGTCGAAGACCCGGACGGCGCGTCGAAGCCGGTCGTCCACTGGGTCGCCTGGAACGTGCCCGCGGGCACCACTCGCCTGCCCGAAGGACTGCAGGAGCGTGACCGCTTGAGCGGCGGACCGCTTGAGGGGATCATGCAGGGTGCGAGCGGACGCGGCACGGTAGGCTGGTACGGCCCGCGCCCGCCGAGGGGCGATAAGCCACATCATTATCACTTCCAGGTGCTGGCACTCGACCGCCAGCTGGACCTGCCGCTTGGAGCGACGCGAGACCAGTTGCTCACGGCCGCGGCAGGGCACGTGATCGGGAGCGGCGACCTCGTCGGCACGTATGCCGAACCGAAATGAGCTGCGGCGGCTTTCTTTCCGCGCGGTGACCCATCCCCCCGGAGCTCGCCAGCGTGATGCTAGCAATCTTGGGGGCGGAGTCCGGCTCCTGCTCGCATTACGCATTGCTGCGGCATTGCCGCTGTCGAGTAACTAAGACCTGTCGCAAGGCTTGGTACGCGGTTCTTTAGGCCCATTTCCGGCCGTCCAAAAAAAGGCTAACCCGCTCCCATTTTTTCGGACGGTCGTTCAAATTTTAGAAGTAGCTATTCTAGCCCCCATTTGCCGGAGTTCGGCGGGCCGGCCGGGCAAAGGTCGGGCGCATCGCCTGCCGCGAGGGGATCGATCGCGGCGCTACCCTCGAACCATCAAATTCACCATTGGT includes the following:
- a CDS encoding YbhB/YbcL family Raf kinase inhibitor-like protein, which encodes MKVALFASALLFVGAPALAQSSPEDNDKRPVQAHFYELTPLKPTADFAASLKLPRGYRIAVWAGDLGNTRVMAVAPDGSVYVSRRSEADIIRLVDANRDGRADGAPTVIVNRPGLHGLTIHDGMLYFMTAKEVFRAPLRPDGGIGTVETLIDDLPDAGQHLNRTLAVGPDNMLYISSGSTCNACDESSQENATLIRASLDGKARRVRASGLRNTIGFEWHPRTGELWGWDQGIDWLGNDIQREEVNKIERGKRYGWPYVFEDGKRNPQDEPPGGITAAQWAASSTNPVLMHVAHSAGMQMAFHPGGGFGPDVAGDAFVALRGSWNRKPASGYELARIRFDANGEATRVETFVSGFMSRDGTGQYGRPCGVAVMRDGSILISDDANGVIYRITYDGATGQAAPLAPPPGPMLEQAARGTNVPLALARPETQASSPARLTVGAAAFTANGPIPREYSEYGLGISPALSWSAVPNAVSYAILVEDPDGASKPVVHWVAWNVPAGTTRLPEGLQERDRLSGGPLEGIMQGASGRGTVGWYGPRPPRGDKPHHYHFQVLALDRQLDLPLGATRDQLLTAAAGHVIGSGDLVGTYAEPK